AGAGCAATGCTGTAGACGGATGGTAAGTGTAAGCGGAGTCGATCACAATGAAAATGAAACGAGTGATGATGTTCACGTTCTAGTAATTGTCTGCGCCCGATGAAGGCCGACGGTTCATGGTATCATAATAAAGTTATGTATACAAGAAAGTATCTGGCAACACTTCTACTTCGTAATGCCATCCTGTGTCGACTTCTGGTAACCTGGGAACCTCTCAAGCTGGGCCTCATCAATGCTCGTAAGCTGTGGGCATGCAAGCGCGCTCGTGAGCGAACCGAGAGCGCTCGTGAGCTGGGTAAGAGGACCAAGCAGAATATCAGGCTTAGCCTGGACGGCAAACTGCATGGCAAAGCAAGCGAAGTTGTTACCCTGTGCCAAGCTAGCAGAGTTGAACAGACCACCGCTCAGATCCGAGACGTCAACGCCGGAGAACGAGTCCTTGGTACCAGTGTTACCGCCAACGTTGAAGAACTTGGGGTAGATAGCGCCGGCAGCAGCGGCGTCTGCGAGGAAGTAGGTCGACTCGTATGGAGCGGTGAGGGAGCGACGATACCAGTTAAGAGGGATGCGCTCCTGGCCTTGGTTGGCGACGAAGCTGCCGGACTCGCCAGTGATGCCGAACCAGTCCTTGATGACGTCGTAGCTGAGCTCACCCACTGGATTCTCTGCGGAGTGGTTTGCCATGAAGCGGTAGATGAACGTGTAGGCAGCAGGCTGGACGAGCACGCCGGTGAAGGGGCCGTTAAAGAAGTAGGGGTTGTTCTTAATTTGGGTGTCGAAGCGGTTTGAGCGGTGCTTGGCTAGGGTGTTGAGGTCGACGAAGCCGCCTGGGGATATGTCGATGAGTTGTTGGAATTGGTCGACCATGGTCTCGTAGTTGTTGCCGCTCTCGTAGAGATCAGGCTTCGTTGGGGATGCATCTGACTCGTACCTATAAAGGGAAACAGGTTAGTCATGCTGGAAACCACGTAGTAGAGGCAAAACTTCTTGTACGTACTTGTTATGCGAGCCAGTCAAGCCGTTGCCGCGACCGAGCAAAGCAAGTCCGCCGACTGATGCCGGTGGTGGGCCACCAATGGACCAGGCGGTGCCTGAGCCATCGAGCACTGCACCGAGGACAGCCAGGAATGCTGCGAGGATAGGTCCCATACCGACGACATTTGTTGTCACGTCGATGAACTGGGTAATCGTCGCATAACCGCTCTTTGGGAGGAAGCCATGGTTGGCAAAGGCGTTCAGGCCAGGGCATGGACCTCTGATGTCGTTAGGTCCTGGAGCCGTGTACTCGTGACCGCTTCCTGGTCCAACATCGATGAGTTGGCTCTCGGAGAAGGTGGGGTTGGCCTCGAAGAGAGCAGTGGCAGAGTCGGCGGAGAGCTGTCGCTCAGCGAGGATCTCTGCGGTCCGTGCCTGGACGGCAGGGTCGTTCTGAAGAGCCTCGTACACCGCAGCTGGGAAGGCAGATGCCAGTGGTGCCAGCGCAAGGAGCGCTTGAGTTGTTGTGAACTTCATGATGACTTGTGAAGTGAGGTGTAGGTTGAGGTTGTTCACGTTCTAGATCAGGACGTTGTGCAACGTCCTTTTGCAGTTATATACATCTGGGGTGTAGCGCCTCTGTGTGCGAACGCTCAGCCTGTTCTGGTCATGATCTAGGCGATCCAAACATTGGTACGAAGAAAGTTCCTCGGTCAGATTAGCTGTCCAATCTGCGCTGCGATGTTAATCAACGCCATCCAGTAAACATCTCGAGTTTGTCCATAGCGCAGCGGGGACGAGACAAGTATCTTCGCATCAGGG
Above is a genomic segment from Fulvia fulva chromosome 3, complete sequence containing:
- a CDS encoding Dothistromin biosynthesis peroxidase dotB, which produces MKFTTTQALLALAPLASAFPAAVYEALQNDPAVQARTAEILAERQLSADSATALFEANPTFSESQLIDVGPGSGHEYTAPGPNDIRGPCPGLNAFANHGFLPKSGYATITQFIDVTTNVVGMGPILAAFLAVLGAVLDGSGTAWSIGGPPPASVGGLALLGRGNGLTGSHNKYESDASPTKPDLYESGNNYETMVDQFQQLIDISPGGFVDLNTLAKHRSNRFDTQIKNNPYFFNGPFTGVLVQPAAYTFIYRFMANHSAENPVGELSYDVIKDWFGITGESGSFVANQGQERIPLNWYRRSLTAPYESTYFLADAAAAGAIYPKFFNVGGNTGTKDSFSGVDVSDLSGGLFNSASLAQGNNFACFAMQFAVQAKPDILLGPLTQLTSALGSLTSALACPQLTSIDEAQLERFPGYQKSTQDGITK